A window of Plasmodium vivax scf_4404 genomic scaffold, whole genome shotgun sequence genomic DNA:
AAACATTAACACCTTCAGGACTAGGATATATAGGAACATCAGAATATTTAATAAGACCAGAAACACAWTCAGAAACAGGTGTTTTCGaccaaatgaaaaatactATTTCTAATGTTTTAGGTTCTGTTGATCCAGTACCTGTTGTCGGTGTATCTGGTGGAATGGGTGCTTTATTCTTACTTTTTAgggtattaaaaattttaaaccaataaaaatacgtatataatttatttaggtaaaaattactattataatgaaattgcgtttaaatattttttaaaattttctttttaattttagtatacACCATTTGGAAACTTCTtcagaggagg
This region includes:
- a CDS encoding variable surface protein Vir6, truncated, putative (encoded by transcript PVX_033690A), with amino-acid sequence YIGTSEYLIRPETXSETGVFDQMKNTISNVLGSVDPVPVVGVSGGMGALFLLFRYTPFGNFFRGGRGRAHRIPRSFNGQFLGGFPGYEDYDVGHIGYGPMNPLAE